The genomic segment GGCCGGGGACCGCGGCGGCAAAGCGCGCGACAAGCGAGGCGTCGGCGACGAGCACCGGCAGCGGCTTGGCCTCCGTGCGCCCCTTGAGGCGGTAGACGGCGGCGAGCCCCGGCGCCGAGAGCGGGTCGGCGCCCAGGCCGTAGAGCGTGTCGGTCGGGAAGAGGATCGCGCCGCCGGCGCGAACGGCCGCAGCCACGGCGCCCGCCTCGTCCGGCGTGAGGGCGTCCCGGGCGTTGCAGCGGATCTCGAGCATCGGCGGACCGTCGCTTAGGCCCGCGGCGGGCGGCGGCGCATCTGCTGCGCCATGCGCGCAATCGAGATCGGGACCCGCCCCAGGCTCAGCAGCCACAGCAGGGCCATGAGCGCGGTGAGCACCGCCCCCGCGATCAGCGCCAGCGGCAGGCCGACGCAGCCGCACCCCGGCCCCAGCGTGCAGCCCAGCGGGCGGGCGGTCGCCCCCGGCGGCGGCGGGAAACGGGTGCGTTCGGCCTCGTCGAGCGAGCCGAGGACTTCCGGCTCGACGACCTCCCCCTCGGGCCGGGAGAGCTCGGTTCCCATCTAGCCCAGGCGTTCCTTGAGCAGGCGGCGGGTCTCGTCCGGGTTCGCGCGGCCGCCGCTGGCGCGCATGACCTGCCCGACGAAGAACTCGAAGAGCTTCAGCTTGCCGCCCCGGTAACCGGCGACCTTGTCGGGGTTTTCGGCGATCACGCGGTCGGCGATCGCCGCCAGTTCGTCGCCGCCCCCGAGCTGCGCCAGCCCCTGCGCCTCGATCACGGCGGCCGCGGTCTTCCCCTCACGGAACATCGTCTCGAACGCGCCCTTGGCGAGCTTGCGCGTGATCTTCCCTGCCTCGACCGCGGACAGCAGCGCCGCCAGCTCCGCCGGCGGGACGGGGCAGTCGCGGACCTCCCGCCCCGAGTCGCGCAGCAGGCGCAGCAGCTCGCCCATGACCCAGTTGCTCAACGTCTTGGGCTGCGGGAAGGCGGCCGCGGCCGCCTCGAACCAGGCGGCGAGCGCCGGGTCCGCGGTGAGCACCCCGGCATCGTACTCCGGCAGGCCGAGCGCCTCGACGTAGCGGCGGCGCTTCGCGTCCGGCAGCTCGGGCAGCGCGGCGCGCACGCGCTCGAGCCACGCGGCGTCAATGGCGAGCGGCACCAGGTCCGGCTCGGGGAAGTAGCGGTAGTCGTGCGCCTCCTCCTTGCGCCGCATCGAGTGCGTCGTGCCGGCCTTCGGGTCGAAGAGGCGCGTCTCCTGGACGACGCCGCCGCCCTCGTCGAGGACCGCCTCCTGCCGCGCCGCCTCGTACTCGAGCGCCTGCTGCACGTAGCGGAAGGAGTTCATGTTCTTGAGCTCGACCTTGGTGCCGAGCGCCGCCTGCCCGCGCGGGCGCAGCGAGATGTTCGCGTCGCAGCGGAAGCTCCCCTGCTCC from the bacterium genome contains:
- the gatB gene encoding Asp-tRNA(Asn)/Glu-tRNA(Gln) amidotransferase subunit GatB; translation: MTDRYEIVIGLEVHAQLLTRTKIFCACPTDFGAPANTQVCPVCLGLPGVLPVLNRAAVEFIVRTGLALGCAIAPASRFARKNYFYPDLPKGYQISQYELPVCSGGAVPVGSGASARSFALTRIHLEEDAGKLIHGENLGDPRHSFVDLNRAGVPLMEIVGEPVLRSAADAREYLVALRDILVHLGVCDGNMEQGSFRCDANISLRPRGQAALGTKVELKNMNSFRYVQQALEYEAARQEAVLDEGGGVVQETRLFDPKAGTTHSMRRKEEAHDYRYFPEPDLVPLAIDAAWLERVRAALPELPDAKRRRYVEALGLPEYDAGVLTADPALAAWFEAAAAAFPQPKTLSNWVMGELLRLLRDSGREVRDCPVPPAELAALLSAVEAGKITRKLAKGAFETMFREGKTAAAVIEAQGLAQLGGGDELAAIADRVIAENPDKVAGYRGGKLKLFEFFVGQVMRASGGRANPDETRRLLKERLG
- a CDS encoding Sua5/YciO/YrdC/YwlC family protein, with amino-acid sequence MLEIRCNARDALTPDEAGAVAAAVRAGGAILFPTDTLYGLGADPLSAPGLAAVYRLKGRTEAKPLPVLVADASLVARFAAAVPGPWRALMSRLWPGPLTLLFPALPGLPPAVRSEAGKVALRVPGSALCRSVLRAAGGAL